In the Gemmatimonadota bacterium genome, one interval contains:
- a CDS encoding Gfo/Idh/MocA family oxidoreductase, whose translation MSYKAAVIGLGRMGSTFDDEITQGGSIFLPYCHGPTYCAHPQTDLIAGADPHDEQRALFGERWGIDSDHLYANHRDLLEDAKPDIVSVTTTARYRPQIVMDAVDAGVKALWVEKPIAFSLEEADAMVNACRENGVPIAVYCSRRYNPYFSEARRMIEAGELGDILQITAYAQCGLSHNGSHAIDTIRYLAGGDVSWVFGEMASDEEAASDDDLMGNGYLAFDNGVRAYLRGTSTGVASWEFDIIGTEGRVRTLSDALEFEFFQRVSGGLGNRGVPARSPFPQPARPVGQGITTVDDLIDAMENNRPPRCSGADGRAALEVAIALRESHRRDGVRIDLPIEDRSLKIFSSETQADHTPARVRRLNQ comes from the coding sequence ATGTCTTACAAAGCAGCGGTTATTGGTCTGGGGCGTATGGGCAGTACATTTGACGATGAAATTACTCAGGGCGGGTCTATTTTCTTGCCCTATTGCCATGGTCCTACCTATTGCGCGCATCCGCAGACTGATCTCATTGCGGGAGCTGATCCCCACGATGAGCAACGCGCTCTGTTTGGCGAGCGGTGGGGTATTGATAGCGATCATTTGTATGCCAATCATCGCGATTTGCTCGAAGACGCAAAACCCGATATCGTCAGTGTGACTACCACAGCGCGTTATCGTCCACAAATTGTAATGGATGCTGTTGATGCTGGTGTGAAAGCCTTGTGGGTGGAAAAACCCATTGCCTTTAGTCTTGAAGAAGCCGATGCTATGGTCAATGCTTGTAGGGAAAATGGCGTTCCCATCGCCGTGTATTGCTCGCGCCGTTACAATCCCTATTTCAGTGAAGCTCGTCGCATGATCGAAGCGGGGGAGCTTGGCGATATTCTCCAGATCACGGCTTATGCCCAGTGTGGTTTGTCGCACAATGGCAGTCATGCGATTGATACGATTCGCTATCTCGCTGGTGGCGATGTTTCCTGGGTTTTTGGCGAAATGGCGTCGGATGAGGAAGCCGCATCTGATGACGATCTGATGGGCAATGGATATCTCGCTTTTGACAATGGCGTTCGGGCGTATCTTCGCGGTACATCGACAGGTGTTGCTTCGTGGGAATTTGATATTATTGGGACAGAGGGCAGGGTTCGCACCTTATCGGATGCGCTTGAGTTTGAGTTTTTTCAAAGAGTTTCAGGCGGCCTGGGGAACCGGGGCGTCCCTGCGCGGTCTCCTTTCCCGCAGCCAGCGCGTCCCGTGGGTCAGGGTATTACCACTGTGGATGATCTGATTGATGCTATGGAGAACAACCGACCGCCGCGTTGCTCGGGAGCCGATGGTCGCGCTGCTCTGGAGGTTGCGATTGCTCTTCGGGAATCCCATCGCCGTGATGGCGTCCGCATTGACCTGCCTATTGAAGATAGGTCGCTCAAAATTTTTTCCAGTGAGACACAAGCAGACCACACACCTGCGCGAGTGCGCCGGTTGAATCAGTAG
- the purE gene encoding 5-(carboxyamino)imidazole ribonucleotide mutase — protein sequence MADPVVGIIMGSSSDEPTMEKGCAILDELQIPYDMIVCSAHRNPERTAEYASTAKARGLKVIIAGAGLAAALPGVVAAHTTLPVIGVPCASGALNGVDALYAIVQMPPGVPVATVGIDNARNAAVLAAQILALSDEGIQERLQAYKDALGG from the coding sequence ATGGCAGATCCAGTTGTTGGCATTATTATGGGCAGTTCTTCGGATGAACCCACGATGGAAAAAGGCTGCGCCATTCTCGACGAACTCCAGATTCCCTACGATATGATCGTATGTTCCGCCCATCGCAATCCCGAGCGTACCGCTGAATACGCCAGTACGGCAAAGGCGCGTGGTTTGAAGGTGATCATTGCAGGTGCTGGTTTGGCCGCAGCACTGCCCGGTGTGGTGGCAGCGCATACTACTTTGCCGGTTATTGGCGTTCCATGCGCTTCGGGTGCGCTTAACGGCGTTGATGCTTTATACGCTATTGTCCAGATGCCGCCGGGAGTTCCCGTTGCGACTGTGGGTATTGACAATGCGCGCAATGCCGCTGTGCTGGCGGCGCAAATTCTCGCGCTTTCAGACGAGGGCATACAAGAGCGCCTGCAAGCCTATAAAGATGCTCTGGGGGGATAA
- a CDS encoding TlpA family protein disulfide reductase translates to MIPLRFNTEVFLERHIFVFIALLFVSCDAPETDRASSTDQFLIPATAEEILKNVKEADARVVLVNVWATWCPPCVEEFPDLMAVYNQYKDQGLKLVFISADSEGQADGAIAFLKAHGVDFPSYIKLKSDGAFINTLDPDWWGAIPATWLYDSAGNKRHFWLGKTSREQFEKKIRDVLMEGG, encoded by the coding sequence ATAATACCTTTGCGTTTTAACACGGAGGTCTTTTTGGAACGTCATATATTTGTTTTCATTGCTCTTCTTTTTGTAAGTTGCGACGCACCCGAAACAGATCGCGCATCGAGTACCGACCAGTTTCTCATTCCCGCGACGGCAGAGGAGATTCTCAAAAATGTTAAAGAAGCCGATGCCAGGGTCGTTCTTGTCAATGTCTGGGCAACGTGGTGTCCACCATGTGTTGAAGAGTTTCCCGATTTGATGGCTGTTTATAATCAGTACAAAGACCAGGGGTTAAAGCTCGTCTTTATTTCTGCTGATTCCGAAGGTCAGGCCGATGGGGCAATTGCCTTTCTGAAAGCGCATGGTGTTGATTTTCCAAGCTATATCAAGTTGAAGAGCGATGGGGCGTTTATCAATACATTAGACCCCGACTGGTGGGGCGCAATACCCGCTACCTGGCTATACGACAGCGCGGGCAATAAACGCCATTTTTGGCTCGGGAAGACCTCGCGCGAGCAATTTGAGAAGAAAATACGCGATGTATTGATGGAGGGCGGTTAA
- a CDS encoding thioredoxin family protein, producing MRKLLAIALVAAMGFNAEAGKSETLALGAEAPATDLEMKGTDGKMYTLDSVQGEKGTLVIFSCNSCPWAVKWESRVASIGNAYRGKGFGVIVINPNDPRRAAEDGFDEMVTRAKALSYEFPYVVDSASQVARAFGASRTPEVFLFSAKGKLAYHGAIDDNASDANAVEAAYLKDALDALLAGEAISVSETKALGCSIKFSEDS from the coding sequence ATGCGTAAATTATTAGCGATTGCACTTGTCGCAGCGATGGGTTTCAATGCCGAGGCGGGCAAAAGCGAAACTCTCGCATTGGGCGCGGAAGCACCGGCAACCGACCTGGAGATGAAGGGCACGGATGGTAAGATGTACACTCTGGATAGTGTGCAGGGCGAGAAGGGCACTCTGGTAATTTTTTCGTGCAATTCCTGCCCGTGGGCCGTCAAATGGGAAAGCCGCGTAGCCAGTATTGGCAATGCGTATCGCGGCAAGGGTTTTGGTGTGATTGTGATTAATCCCAATGATCCCAGGCGTGCTGCAGAAGATGGTTTTGACGAGATGGTCACTCGTGCCAAAGCGCTATCTTACGAATTTCCCTATGTGGTCGATTCCGCATCCCAGGTCGCCCGCGCATTTGGCGCCAGCCGTACACCCGAAGTTTTTCTTTTTAGCGCCAAAGGCAAGCTGGCGTATCACGGCGCGATTGACGATAATGCTTCGGATGCCAATGCCGTGGAAGCGGCCTATCTCAAAGACGCGCTCGATGCATTGTTGGCCGGAGAAGCGATTTCAGTATCCGAGACCAAAGCCCTCGGTTGTAGTATTAAATTTAGCGAAGATTCGTAG
- a CDS encoding HNH endonuclease produces MSKTYISVALRQLVITRARRLCEYCLIHEDDAYFGCEIDHIISVKHGGPTEDSNLAYACLFCNRNKGSDIGSIVRQTGQFYRFFNPRIDHWADHFALDGVRIDTLTEIGEVTARILDFNHIDRLIERQELETFGYYPPPDALVLISR; encoded by the coding sequence ATGAGTAAAACCTATATCAGTGTTGCCTTGCGACAACTTGTGATAACACGCGCCAGGAGGCTGTGCGAGTACTGCCTGATTCACGAAGATGATGCCTATTTTGGATGCGAAATTGATCACATCATTAGTGTGAAACATGGCGGACCAACAGAAGATAGCAATTTGGCCTATGCGTGTTTGTTTTGCAATCGCAACAAGGGTAGTGATATTGGGTCTATAGTGAGACAAACGGGACAATTTTATCGTTTTTTTAATCCTCGTATTGATCATTGGGCAGACCATTTCGCTTTGGATGGCGTGAGAATTGATACTCTTACAGAAATAGGTGAAGTGACTGCTCGTATTTTAGATTTCAATCATATAGACCGTTTAATTGAGCGTCAGGAATTGGAGACTTTTGGCTATTATCCTCCCCCTGACGCTCTTGTATTAATTTCAAGGTAG
- a CDS encoding phytanoyl-CoA dioxygenase family protein, whose translation MTLSEQQIADYHEDGYLIIRNVLSKNEANDLRRTVQEKVKRGAYPPKLSYPEPAKYTVSGNRLAEPGLNSISEHPTVIGAVESVLGQPAHLTAFVAYLRTPGDKGGGAHCDYKRWRPVGSSMNWVFAIIPLTDFDPVYGPFLVSPKSHKLTRVIDEEAHILDVNRPDRSQLPDFIDPELKAGDLLVVNEHVWHEAPAGTSKEDRCGIFNKYCAVNAPPAAGYYPYNPAALEALSDDGKRLIPVCFDKPIETTRLLIECPDGGESRFLLLRDDETNCWELPGGEGWEEEKLVGWDVGARVGSLQELTRTQLELEVPWMSYIEDVEEEEGICRVYGFSDENIDADALANGHCDWFTKTQIQQHLGESDAISRTVELWQRADIIRGKGKACNQSKKQFE comes from the coding sequence ATGACCCTTAGTGAGCAACAGATCGCGGACTATCATGAGGATGGTTATTTGATTATTCGCAATGTGTTATCTAAGAATGAAGCGAATGACCTTCGTCGTACCGTGCAAGAAAAGGTCAAACGCGGTGCGTATCCACCAAAGCTTTCGTATCCCGAGCCTGCGAAGTACACAGTTAGTGGCAATAGGCTGGCAGAACCAGGGCTTAACTCGATTTCCGAGCATCCGACGGTTATTGGAGCGGTAGAGTCCGTGCTGGGTCAACCCGCGCATTTGACGGCTTTTGTGGCGTATCTGAGGACGCCGGGCGATAAGGGGGGTGGTGCCCACTGCGATTACAAACGGTGGCGCCCCGTGGGTTCGTCGATGAACTGGGTGTTTGCCATTATTCCTCTGACTGATTTCGATCCGGTGTATGGTCCCTTTCTGGTGTCGCCCAAATCGCACAAACTGACGCGGGTAATTGACGAGGAGGCACATATTTTAGATGTCAATCGTCCCGATAGGAGCCAATTGCCGGATTTTATCGATCCAGAGCTTAAAGCGGGGGATTTGCTGGTTGTTAATGAGCATGTCTGGCATGAAGCTCCTGCGGGTACGAGTAAAGAAGACCGTTGCGGTATTTTCAATAAGTATTGTGCGGTAAATGCGCCTCCTGCCGCGGGATATTATCCTTACAATCCCGCCGCCCTTGAGGCTTTGAGCGATGATGGAAAACGGCTTATTCCCGTGTGTTTTGACAAGCCGATTGAGACGACCCGTTTGCTTATCGAGTGTCCGGATGGTGGGGAATCGAGGTTCTTGCTGCTGCGCGATGATGAGACGAATTGTTGGGAGTTGCCGGGTGGCGAGGGATGGGAAGAGGAAAAGTTGGTGGGCTGGGATGTCGGCGCGCGGGTCGGGTCTTTGCAAGAACTTACCAGGACGCAACTCGAGCTGGAGGTGCCGTGGATGTCCTATATCGAAGATGTGGAAGAGGAAGAGGGTATTTGTCGCGTTTATGGTTTCTCGGATGAGAATATAGACGCCGATGCGTTGGCAAATGGGCACTGCGACTGGTTCACTAAAACACAGATACAACAACATCTCGGCGAGAGCGATGCGATTAGTCGCACTGTTGAGCTGTGGCAGCGAGCAGATATTATCCGCGGCAAAGGCAAGGCGTGTAATCAGAGCAAAAAACAGTTTGAATGA
- a CDS encoding site-specific DNA-methyltransferase, translated as MTAKQLTLSIESPASDQLRRELADFNAFGKNTIVTSTETEPIRLETYVNEFWTAKQRAANALHEISYRACFKPQLPRFFIERLTTPGDVVYDPFAGRGTTLIESALWGRVPIGCDINPLSSIMTLPRLNPPTTEQVADRLSRIELKDVDEYPEELLVFYHPETLKQICSLKKYLNEKIDNLDQVDQWICLVALSRLTGHSSGFFSVYTLPPNQAVSVDSQKKINEKRNQEPPLRDVKNLILKKTHALLKHCDNQTRHTLTSVFPQAKFLTQPSDSIPEIASNSVSLVVTSPPFLDVVNYAQDNWLRCWFCGIDPATVPITMARKVEQWQREMTKVFLELERVLKPGGHIAFEVGEVRHGKVKLEEAVIPCGIEAGLTPLLVLINDQKFTKTANVWGVDNRKKGTNTNRVVVFKKE; from the coding sequence ATGACCGCGAAGCAACTGACACTATCGATAGAATCCCCTGCATCTGACCAGCTCAGAAGGGAACTGGCGGACTTCAACGCATTTGGCAAAAATACGATTGTGACCTCTACGGAAACAGAGCCGATTCGCCTTGAAACTTACGTAAACGAATTTTGGACCGCCAAACAAAGAGCAGCCAATGCACTCCACGAAATATCATATCGAGCGTGCTTCAAACCCCAACTTCCCAGATTCTTTATCGAACGACTAACCACACCGGGCGACGTGGTTTATGATCCTTTTGCCGGACGGGGTACTACACTCATTGAATCTGCTCTTTGGGGACGCGTTCCCATAGGATGCGATATTAATCCGTTGAGTTCCATTATGACGCTTCCTCGCCTGAATCCACCTACAACCGAACAAGTCGCCGACAGGCTATCGCGTATAGAACTCAAAGATGTCGATGAATATCCGGAAGAATTACTGGTCTTTTATCACCCGGAAACCCTGAAGCAGATTTGTTCCCTAAAAAAATATCTAAACGAAAAAATCGACAACCTTGATCAAGTCGATCAATGGATTTGCCTGGTCGCACTGAGTAGATTGACGGGACACTCATCCGGCTTTTTCTCTGTTTATACCCTGCCACCCAATCAGGCTGTCTCTGTTGATTCACAAAAAAAAATCAATGAAAAAAGAAATCAAGAACCACCATTAAGAGATGTCAAAAACCTCATTTTAAAAAAAACGCATGCCCTTTTGAAACACTGCGACAATCAAACTCGGCATACCCTGACAAGCGTCTTTCCCCAAGCAAAGTTCCTCACACAACCCTCAGATAGCATTCCCGAAATCGCGTCCAACTCCGTCTCCCTCGTCGTAACCTCCCCACCGTTTCTCGATGTCGTCAACTATGCACAGGACAACTGGTTGCGATGCTGGTTTTGCGGCATAGACCCTGCAACTGTTCCCATCACCATGGCGAGGAAAGTCGAACAGTGGCAACGCGAAATGACAAAGGTCTTTTTGGAATTAGAGCGCGTTTTAAAACCCGGCGGACATATCGCCTTTGAAGTCGGCGAAGTCAGACACGGCAAAGTAAAACTCGAAGAAGCGGTTATCCCGTGCGGCATCGAAGCGGGACTCACGCCATTGCTCGTCTTAATCAACGACCAAAAATTCACCAAAACCGCAAATGTTTGGGGCGTCGATAACCGAAAAAAAGGTACAAACACCAACCGAGTCGTCGTATTCAAAAAAGAATAA
- a CDS encoding glycogen debranching protein, translating into MDIFVKKEICRDPDQAMGREWLETNGLGGFACSTIIGMNTRRYHGLLIPAQNESHGRFVALSKFEETLIAPDMGTFELGSNCYAGAIHPHGYTHLEHVRLDPFPTFTYCTDDLCFEKQIFMVYGQNTTVITYGPFDRPVMLTLRPLAACRDYHHLARRNDMLNGDVDICDGLVSFQPYSKYPPLHIAHNGEFQSRGDWYYNFEYAVEAYRGLDNREDLYCPGEFIFDLAAGESAHLLVSLERGTCDQVNALRQAEIDRKNKIVQSVPKCTGLSLSADAFLVKRSDARATIIAGYPWFTDWGRDTMIALPGLALVTGRFDEARDILAAYAHFCDKGMIPNRFPDCGDIPEYNSVDATLWYVYAVDRFLAYTDDYAFVRESLWSVLQEIIRYFVSGTRYNIHVDCDGLLYAGEPGVQLTWMDAKVGDWVVTPRQCKPVEVNALWYNTLCVMRNLADRYGESGLSAEYAGLAERTAARFAEAFWNSDAGCLYDCLTDEEPDAAIRPNQIFALSLPHRMLDVARERSILNVVERELLTSYGLRSLSPSDAAYRGTYGGDPYSRDSAYHQGTVWAWLMGPFITSWVRIRGKEADVRTSARDMLRPLLRHVEASGLGHISEIFDGDPPHASRGCFAQAWSTAEVLRAFVEDVLDQGPEK; encoded by the coding sequence ATGGATATTTTCGTTAAAAAAGAAATATGCCGAGACCCCGATCAGGCGATGGGACGGGAGTGGCTTGAGACCAATGGTCTGGGTGGATTTGCGTGTTCTACGATTATTGGAATGAATACGCGGCGGTACCACGGTTTGCTCATTCCCGCACAAAATGAGTCGCACGGTCGATTTGTCGCGCTGTCCAAATTTGAGGAGACGCTTATTGCGCCCGATATGGGGACTTTTGAACTGGGCAGTAATTGCTACGCTGGTGCTATTCATCCACACGGTTATACCCATCTCGAACACGTCCGACTGGATCCCTTTCCTACCTTTACCTATTGTACTGACGATTTGTGTTTTGAAAAGCAAATTTTTATGGTCTATGGTCAAAATACCACTGTGATTACTTACGGTCCCTTTGATCGCCCTGTTATGCTTACGTTGCGTCCGCTCGCGGCTTGCCGAGATTATCATCACCTGGCACGTCGGAATGATATGCTCAATGGCGATGTCGATATTTGTGATGGTCTGGTGAGTTTTCAGCCTTATTCGAAATACCCGCCTTTGCATATCGCGCACAATGGAGAATTTCAATCGCGTGGCGATTGGTATTACAATTTTGAATATGCCGTTGAAGCGTACCGCGGTCTGGACAATCGTGAAGATCTGTATTGTCCCGGAGAATTTATCTTTGATCTCGCAGCGGGCGAATCCGCGCATTTGCTCGTCAGCCTTGAACGCGGCACCTGCGATCAGGTGAATGCGCTTCGGCAGGCTGAGATAGATCGGAAAAATAAAATTGTTCAATCAGTTCCCAAATGCACGGGTCTCAGTTTGAGTGCAGATGCCTTTCTCGTCAAACGCAGCGACGCACGCGCTACCATTATCGCGGGTTATCCCTGGTTTACGGATTGGGGGCGCGATACGATGATCGCGCTGCCCGGTCTCGCACTGGTGACCGGACGATTTGACGAAGCCCGCGATATTCTCGCTGCTTATGCACATTTTTGCGACAAGGGGATGATTCCAAATCGATTTCCCGATTGCGGTGATATACCCGAGTACAATAGCGTGGATGCAACCCTGTGGTACGTCTATGCAGTGGATCGCTTTTTGGCGTACACAGATGATTATGCGTTTGTGCGTGAGTCCCTTTGGTCCGTGCTACAGGAGATTATCCGTTATTTTGTTTCGGGAACGCGCTATAATATCCATGTGGATTGCGATGGGTTGCTCTATGCTGGGGAACCCGGTGTGCAACTGACATGGATGGATGCTAAGGTGGGAGATTGGGTCGTTACCCCGCGGCAGTGCAAACCCGTTGAGGTCAATGCGCTGTGGTACAATACGCTGTGTGTGATGCGGAATTTGGCTGATAGATATGGCGAATCCGGTCTCAGTGCCGAATACGCCGGCCTTGCGGAAAGAACAGCCGCGCGCTTTGCCGAGGCATTCTGGAACTCCGATGCCGGATGTTTGTACGATTGCCTGACAGATGAGGAGCCGGATGCTGCTATTCGCCCGAATCAGATTTTTGCCCTCAGCCTGCCGCATCGCATGCTCGATGTCGCGCGTGAACGCAGTATTCTCAATGTGGTCGAACGCGAGTTGCTCACGTCTTATGGTTTGAGAAGCCTGTCGCCTTCCGACGCGGCATACAGGGGCACTTATGGCGGCGATCCGTATAGTCGCGATAGCGCGTATCACCAGGGAACGGTTTGGGCATGGCTTATGGGTCCGTTTATTACTTCATGGGTTCGCATTCGCGGCAAGGAGGCAGATGTTCGTACTTCTGCAAGAGATATGTTGCGCCCTTTGTTGCGCCATGTTGAAGCGTCGGGTCTGGGACATATTTCTGAGATTTTCGATGGCGATCCGCCCCATGCATCTCGCGGTTGTTTTGCCCAGGCGTGGAGTACTGCCGAAGTCTTGCGCGCTTTTGTAGAAGATGTGCTGGATCAGGGACCTGAAAAATGA
- a CDS encoding DUF4038 domain-containing protein codes for MSEIDQNGREPVVTKWGRIEIDFESDKDYGNPIQEAALQVVFTSPFGSVYNVMGFWDGGRQWRVRFCPDEDGEWSYATFFSDAENTGLHNREGRFTCGSSQTSSEFDVHGPIALSANRRHFVYADEKPFFYMADTAWNGCLRATRDEWRYYLSERVRQGFNTVQWVATQWRAAPDGDIEGNQAFSGVEKIAINPAFFQRLDDWVEMTFQAGLVNAPVMLWALGGRSHPEKSPGVSLSEDQMILLAEYMVARWACYPVVWILGGDGNYDGENAERWQRVGRAVFGKGPHAPVAMHSSGRRFPTDEFRSENWLDVVGYQSGHGDSDETLQWIVTGPPSEDWKKTPRQFYINMEPAYENHVAYHSKRPHDAASVRRAMYWSLLNAPTAGVTYGGHGVWGWDDGSGPPVDHPNSGTPLPWHDALMMDGAEQVRHLVDAFDSIGWWNLRPAPELLGTQPGGRDVHNHILISKSVANDLVVAYTPQGEAVVVKMVGLSPHLRGIWYNPRDGDVDAAEVREGNGKRIYEAPGGGDWLLVLA; via the coding sequence ATGAGCGAAATAGATCAAAATGGCCGTGAGCCGGTTGTGACAAAATGGGGACGCATTGAGATCGATTTCGAGAGTGATAAAGATTACGGAAATCCCATTCAAGAAGCGGCATTGCAGGTGGTGTTTACATCGCCTTTTGGATCGGTCTATAATGTGATGGGATTCTGGGATGGCGGACGGCAATGGCGCGTGCGTTTTTGTCCAGATGAAGATGGCGAGTGGTCGTATGCGACGTTTTTTTCAGATGCGGAAAACACGGGTTTGCACAATCGCGAGGGGCGTTTTACGTGCGGGTCATCTCAGACGAGCAGTGAATTTGATGTACACGGTCCTATCGCGCTGTCTGCAAACAGGCGGCATTTTGTTTATGCGGATGAGAAGCCGTTTTTCTATATGGCAGATACGGCGTGGAATGGCTGTTTGCGGGCGACGCGGGATGAATGGCGCTATTATCTCAGCGAGCGCGTGCGGCAGGGATTTAATACCGTGCAATGGGTGGCTACGCAGTGGCGTGCGGCTCCAGATGGCGATATCGAGGGCAATCAGGCGTTTTCCGGTGTGGAAAAGATTGCAATAAATCCGGCTTTTTTTCAGCGTTTGGATGACTGGGTGGAGATGACTTTTCAGGCAGGCCTGGTCAATGCGCCCGTGATGTTGTGGGCTCTGGGAGGGCGCAGTCATCCGGAAAAGAGTCCGGGCGTCTCGTTGTCAGAGGACCAAATGATCCTGCTGGCTGAATATATGGTCGCGCGATGGGCGTGTTATCCCGTGGTGTGGATTTTGGGTGGGGATGGCAATTACGATGGCGAGAATGCCGAGCGATGGCAGCGCGTTGGGCGCGCGGTTTTCGGGAAAGGTCCCCACGCGCCTGTGGCGATGCACAGTTCGGGGCGGCGATTCCCGACTGATGAATTTCGGTCTGAAAATTGGCTCGATGTGGTGGGTTATCAAAGTGGTCACGGCGACAGCGACGAGACTTTGCAGTGGATTGTGACGGGGCCGCCTTCGGAAGATTGGAAAAAGACGCCGCGCCAATTTTATATTAACATGGAGCCTGCTTATGAAAATCACGTGGCCTATCATTCAAAGCGGCCACACGATGCAGCGTCGGTTAGAAGGGCGATGTACTGGAGCCTGCTCAACGCGCCAACCGCTGGCGTGACTTATGGGGGACACGGCGTGTGGGGGTGGGACGATGGTAGCGGGCCGCCTGTTGACCATCCCAATTCGGGAACGCCATTGCCCTGGCATGACGCGCTGATGATGGATGGGGCAGAGCAAGTGCGGCATCTCGTCGATGCATTCGATTCTATCGGGTGGTGGAATTTGCGCCCGGCGCCAGAGTTGTTGGGCACGCAGCCCGGCGGGCGAGATGTACACAATCACATTTTGATTTCTAAATCTGTGGCAAACGATCTTGTGGTTGCCTATACACCACAGGGCGAGGCGGTGGTGGTGAAGATGGTGGGGTTGTCACCACATCTGCGGGGTATTTGGTACAATCCGCGCGATGGCGATGTCGATGCAGCAGAAGTGCGCGAGGGTAATGGCAAGCGCATTTACGAAGCACCGGGAGGTGGCGATTGGCTTCTGGTTTTGGCATGA
- a CDS encoding phytanoyl-CoA dioxygenase family protein translates to MDHTFEQNCTVSYKVLGPNTRGSDHHYEVDVCASLEELQQFDREGYLVREGLFAGGDLKALQDALDRLEDRESGAFRDTGKRSWGRIPRHLMDKDPVFLDLLKFPPVLSIARAMMGPLVRLRGLSARISYPAETPHQTPWHQHLRVVSNPLPPWFSRPHGIDALIYLDDLNEDTGPVGIVPGSHNWLDRAPPPDTYEPVEGELVVRVKAGGGVLIHSNLWHRGLPTLRTKRRMLILSYTPTWLRRSPHGGPPPGDGLTQAILEGDDEEARILLGKGGYT, encoded by the coding sequence ATGGATCACACTTTTGAACAGAATTGCACGGTGTCTTATAAGGTTCTCGGTCCCAATACCCGCGGATCAGATCACCATTACGAAGTAGATGTCTGTGCTTCGCTAGAGGAGTTGCAGCAATTTGACCGAGAGGGATATCTGGTGCGCGAGGGATTGTTTGCGGGCGGGGACTTGAAAGCATTGCAAGATGCGCTGGATCGGTTGGAGGATCGGGAATCGGGCGCGTTTCGAGATACGGGAAAGCGGTCCTGGGGACGTATCCCGCGACATTTGATGGATAAAGATCCGGTGTTTTTGGATTTGTTGAAATTTCCGCCTGTGTTATCTATTGCGCGGGCGATGATGGGGCCACTGGTCAGGCTTCGGGGATTGAGCGCGCGGATCAGTTATCCGGCTGAAACGCCTCATCAGACCCCCTGGCACCAGCATTTGCGCGTGGTTTCCAATCCTTTGCCGCCGTGGTTTTCCAGACCACATGGGATAGATGCTCTGATTTATCTGGATGATTTGAATGAGGATACGGGACCCGTGGGAATTGTGCCGGGGTCGCACAATTGGTTGGATAGAGCACCGCCTCCCGATACTTATGAGCCGGTTGAAGGTGAGCTTGTGGTTCGCGTGAAGGCCGGGGGCGGCGTGTTGATTCACAGCAATCTCTGGCATCGCGGATTGCCGACGTTGAGGACAAAGCGCAGGATGTTGATTTTGAGTTATACGCCGACCTGGCTGCGCCGATCACCTCATGGGGGACCGCCTCCCGGTGACGGGTTGACGCAGGCGATTTTAGAAGGCGATGACGAAGAGGCGCGTATTTTGTTGGGTAAAGGTGGATATACTTGA